A genomic region of Novipirellula aureliae contains the following coding sequences:
- the asnB gene encoding asparagine synthase (glutamine-hydrolyzing) translates to MCGITGAVWTEPRQAISPSVLMQMTDAVAHRGPDDSQTWIDHDHHDAYGNRLGIGLGFRRLSIIDVEGARQPMANEDGKIRMVFNGEIYNFKTLRRRLEASGHSFATAGDGEAILHLYEDLGTDCFSQLNGMFAIAIWDANRNRLVLARDRIGQKPLYYAVKDNRLVFGSELKCLAVVEGVCEEVDPAAIDEFLTYQYIPPPGTIWKGVHKLAPGHFAIFENGKIRVERYWDYDPSVEIPMRREDAVEKLRELLTDSVRLRMQSDVPLGTFLSGGIDSSLITAIAQSLSTDPVQTFSIGFPISDFDETVYAAQVAEHLGTQHQRFEVSPSGVEIIDKLVWHYDEPFGDSSAVPTWYLSELTRRQVTVALSGDGGDELFAGYERYRALWLSNKLQKLFPIHRIPGIGLIQRLPDSQKQRSLLRRIKRFTEALGRPAARRYLEWLQIFPESMRASLYTDDFVAQLPGDDPFEFLASAWNRSKGRDVVSCASAADVLTYLPCDLCTKVDIASMGNSLEVRQPLLDYRLVEFAASLKVDLKFRGRRGKLILQDAFGSMIPPQIFTRKKMGFGIPIANWFRDELKPMVHDTLLASDSKLSTMMRPQAIAELVRSHEQNEHNHGYRLWNLLILEKWLRRWT, encoded by the coding sequence ATGTGTGGGATTACCGGAGCGGTTTGGACGGAGCCTCGCCAAGCGATCTCACCTTCGGTCTTGATGCAAATGACCGATGCGGTCGCTCACCGCGGCCCAGATGACTCGCAAACCTGGATCGACCATGATCATCACGATGCGTACGGAAACCGCTTGGGGATAGGTTTAGGTTTTCGCCGGCTTAGCATCATCGACGTCGAGGGGGCCCGCCAACCGATGGCGAATGAAGACGGTAAGATCCGCATGGTCTTTAATGGTGAAATCTACAATTTTAAAACGCTACGCCGAAGACTTGAAGCATCCGGCCACTCGTTTGCAACCGCTGGCGATGGCGAAGCGATTTTGCATCTCTACGAAGACTTGGGCACCGATTGTTTTTCACAACTCAACGGCATGTTCGCCATCGCTATCTGGGACGCAAACCGAAACCGCCTCGTACTCGCTCGCGATCGAATCGGCCAAAAGCCACTCTACTACGCTGTCAAAGATAACCGCTTGGTATTCGGTAGCGAACTGAAATGCTTAGCAGTCGTTGAAGGCGTTTGTGAAGAGGTCGACCCGGCGGCAATCGATGAGTTCCTGACATACCAATACATCCCGCCACCGGGAACAATCTGGAAAGGTGTCCACAAGTTAGCTCCAGGCCATTTTGCCATTTTTGAAAATGGCAAAATACGAGTCGAAAGGTATTGGGATTATGACCCTAGTGTCGAGATTCCAATGCGGCGAGAGGACGCCGTGGAGAAACTTCGCGAATTGCTTACCGATTCGGTACGACTGAGGATGCAATCCGATGTTCCGCTTGGAACTTTCTTGTCCGGTGGAATCGATTCGTCATTGATCACTGCCATCGCGCAATCATTGTCGACCGATCCGGTGCAAACATTTAGCATCGGTTTTCCAATATCCGATTTCGACGAAACCGTTTATGCCGCTCAAGTCGCCGAGCATTTGGGGACGCAGCACCAACGCTTTGAGGTCTCACCAAGCGGCGTCGAGATTATCGACAAGTTGGTATGGCACTACGATGAACCGTTCGGCGATTCCTCGGCAGTGCCGACTTGGTACTTATCCGAACTAACGCGCCGCCAGGTCACCGTTGCACTCTCGGGCGATGGCGGTGACGAATTGTTCGCGGGCTATGAACGCTACCGAGCTTTATGGCTAAGCAATAAACTACAAAAATTGTTTCCCATTCACCGCATCCCAGGAATCGGATTGATCCAGCGCTTGCCGGATTCGCAAAAACAGCGATCGTTGCTGCGGAGAATCAAGCGGTTTACCGAAGCGCTCGGGCGTCCTGCCGCTCGGCGCTACCTGGAATGGCTACAGATTTTCCCTGAGTCGATGCGAGCGAGTTTGTACACGGACGACTTCGTCGCCCAGTTACCTGGTGACGATCCCTTCGAGTTTTTGGCGTCTGCCTGGAATCGGTCGAAGGGACGGGATGTCGTTAGCTGTGCATCGGCCGCTGATGTGCTGACCTATTTGCCTTGCGATTTGTGTACGAAAGTTGACATCGCTTCGATGGGTAACAGCCTGGAGGTGCGACAACCGCTACTCGATTATCGCTTGGTCGAGTTTGCAGCATCGCTGAAAGTCGATCTAAAATTTCGAGGTCGACGAGGTAAGCTAATTTTGCAAGACGCATTTGGATCGATGATCCCGCCACAGATTTTCACTCGCAAGAAGATGGGGTTTGGCATCCCGATCGCCAATTGGTTCCGAGACGAACTGAAGCCAATGGTCCACGACACGTTGCTGGCAAGCGATTCGAAATTGTCTACCATGATGCGACCACAAGCGATTGCCGAACTGGTCCGATCGCACGAACAGAATGAGCACAACCACGGTTACCGGCTATGGAATTTGCTCATCTTAGAAAAATGGCTCCGGCGCTGGACTTGA
- a CDS encoding formyltransferase family protein, with amino-acid sequence MEVVITALGPDNSGLADPIIHHVTGQGARISEIQMYDHDEEQLFAMLCRIDVPASEFEKLVEAMRQIGEVTKLAIRVWSSEYRRTKPRLAVCCTYLEPTPRAILEAVRDGVINAEVPVLISNRKKLKYLADEFDVPFEMIGDSAGAVDDATMIQSLDRYDVDYVILARYMRILPPSICWQFAGGRIINLHHGLLPGFPGFRPYHDAYAARMLTFGATCHFIIPELDAGNQTINQRTFSVAPGTKLEEIIDRGESQNEPACLVEGVRRVVDREVYLHFHRVAARVS; translated from the coding sequence GTGGAAGTCGTAATTACAGCACTTGGGCCAGATAATTCGGGATTGGCTGACCCGATTATTCACCATGTGACCGGCCAGGGCGCTCGGATATCCGAGATCCAGATGTATGACCATGACGAAGAGCAATTATTTGCCATGTTATGCCGAATCGATGTTCCCGCTTCGGAATTTGAGAAATTGGTCGAGGCAATGCGGCAAATCGGTGAAGTCACGAAATTGGCTATCCGCGTGTGGAGCAGTGAGTATCGACGGACGAAGCCCCGATTGGCGGTCTGCTGTACCTATCTAGAACCGACTCCGCGAGCCATTTTGGAAGCCGTTCGCGATGGCGTGATCAACGCGGAAGTCCCCGTTTTGATCTCAAATCGCAAGAAACTGAAATATTTGGCCGACGAATTTGACGTTCCATTCGAGATGATCGGCGACTCCGCTGGAGCCGTCGACGATGCGACGATGATCCAATCGCTTGATCGCTACGATGTCGACTATGTTATCTTGGCCCGCTACATGCGAATTTTACCGCCGTCGATTTGTTGGCAATTCGCAGGCGGACGAATCATCAACTTGCACCATGGTCTGCTGCCAGGGTTTCCTGGATTTCGGCCGTACCACGACGCCTACGCCGCTCGGATGCTGACGTTTGGTGCAACATGTCACTTCATTATTCCTGAACTCGATGCTGGCAATCAAACGATTAACCAGCGTACGTTTTCCGTCGCTCCCGGAACCAAGCTCGAGGAAATTATCGATCGAGGTGAATCGCAAAACGAGCCCGCCTGCTTAGTCGAAGGGGTCCGTCGCGTGGTCGACCGTGAAGTTTACCTGCATTTTCACCGCGTCGCCGCCCGAGTGAGCTGA
- a CDS encoding endonuclease/exonuclease/phosphatase family protein — protein MKRTLLILAIAYLVLLILVWALMWTGMNSHWTITLLLFSPRWVLALPLLVLVPLTLGYRKKLALIYLVHGWILLFPILDFHVGGLPFSKSASVPPNTPVLRVLTSNLGGGDIDFDRLIQLIEDEQIDVVLFQECKHRLAETVFKKLDWNTRQEDEIAIASPMQLSDAVLLARKPESHANSAAAVTCTIRLPDEHWPHDTLESHDRGNVRIRLVSAHFPTFRPALEKLQRFDFGNGPIALDQMGEAYREVVGQVHRSIAESEESVIVAGDFNMPVESDHFQRFWGSYQNAFSSVGSGFGHTKFTRFHGIRIDHLLADQHWQILTCEVGPNLGGDHRPVIATFSLRTE, from the coding sequence ATGAAACGAACGCTTTTGATCTTGGCGATCGCTTATCTTGTCCTGCTGATTCTCGTTTGGGCATTGATGTGGACGGGCATGAACTCTCATTGGACGATCACATTGTTATTGTTTTCGCCACGTTGGGTGTTGGCGCTACCGCTTTTGGTCCTCGTGCCGCTGACGTTAGGGTACCGCAAAAAACTGGCCCTGATTTATCTGGTTCATGGTTGGATTTTGCTATTTCCGATTCTGGATTTCCATGTTGGTGGTTTACCGTTTTCGAAATCGGCAAGTGTTCCACCGAACACCCCAGTGCTTCGCGTCTTGACCAGCAATTTGGGAGGCGGTGATATTGATTTCGATCGATTGATTCAGTTGATCGAAGACGAACAAATCGACGTTGTCCTCTTTCAAGAGTGCAAGCATCGTCTCGCCGAGACCGTGTTCAAAAAGCTTGACTGGAATACCCGGCAAGAGGATGAGATCGCGATTGCTAGTCCGATGCAACTAAGTGATGCGGTGTTGTTGGCTCGGAAACCGGAATCCCATGCCAATTCGGCTGCTGCGGTCACTTGCACGATTCGGTTGCCAGACGAGCATTGGCCCCATGACACGTTAGAGAGTCATGATCGTGGGAATGTCCGCATTCGGCTTGTTTCGGCCCATTTTCCGACATTCCGTCCTGCCCTTGAAAAGCTGCAACGCTTCGACTTTGGGAACGGCCCCATTGCTCTCGATCAAATGGGGGAAGCTTATCGTGAAGTCGTCGGACAAGTGCACCGATCGATTGCGGAATCGGAAGAGTCGGTGATCGTGGCAGGCGATTTCAACATGCCTGTCGAAAGCGATCATTTCCAGAGGTTTTGGGGTAGCTACCAGAACGCGTTTTCCAGCGTTGGTTCTGGATTTGGCCACACCAAGTTCACTCGCTTTCACGGGATTCGCATCGACCACCTATTGGCTGATCAACATTGGCAGATTCTGACATGCGAGGTGGGGCCGAATCTCGGTGGCGACCATCGCCCTGTGATCGCCACGTTTTCGCTACGAACCGAATAA
- a CDS encoding YkgJ family cysteine cluster protein, producing MPVSRPSLPTSIRRRSDYPEGTNLCDHCTAKCCHYFALQIDEPVNRRDFDYIRWYLLHEHATVFVEDQSWYLLVHTTCKHLQSDYRCGIYETRPQICREYTTDDCEFEDDWCYEKYFETPEQLDEYADALFGRQFVDPNVSERQSLRSQRPTSLPIASFGL from the coding sequence ATTCCCGTGTCCCGTCCTAGCTTGCCCACTTCGATTCGTCGCCGCAGCGATTATCCCGAAGGAACGAACCTTTGCGATCATTGCACGGCGAAATGTTGTCACTATTTTGCGTTACAAATTGATGAACCTGTTAATCGCCGTGACTTCGATTATATCCGCTGGTATTTGCTACACGAACACGCAACCGTTTTCGTGGAAGATCAGAGTTGGTATTTGTTAGTTCATACGACGTGTAAACATTTACAGAGTGATTATCGCTGCGGAATCTATGAGACGCGGCCACAAATATGCCGCGAATACACGACCGATGACTGCGAATTCGAAGACGATTGGTGCTATGAAAAATACTTCGAGACCCCCGAGCAACTTGACGAGTATGCCGATGCGTTGTTTGGTCGCCAATTTGTTGACCCGAACGTGTCCGAGCGGCAATCGCTGCGAAGTCAACGTCCAACATCGCTACCCATTGCCTCATTCGGCTTGTAG
- a CDS encoding GNAT family N-acetyltransferase: METLAPATQNLPLVLPAVESDRPHATEKPAHSEKPAYRARWISETSELESLSEAWDDLVNNSLQTNLFFDHRFLVPLLNHIVPEKVDILVVESDCVRTNGPPTLYAILPLVRKRLLGIPMDIASILQSDYLPDSTPLVRNSFAAETFDFLFQALSEQRIAFLNLNTITSNTKFEEVLNDAITRGGFARFRKDHFERAALTTEASFEVYQGNHFSKNLRKRLRRCKRQLAEKDGETNITTSNASSDFRQLAEDFLRLEACGWKGRSGTAMKCNSNTREFFCEMIRRQSSGEPRVVFSELKLGGKPIAMLCDIFGDDYAVAYKTAFDEDYAKQSPGLLLEVHNIENAHQRNVRSIDSCTAPGSSAVSRIWNDKVQLQSTVIGLGGLPTRMIIRSLPLLQTLYRTLRKRNVA; encoded by the coding sequence ATGGAAACCCTCGCCCCAGCGACGCAGAACCTCCCCCTGGTATTGCCTGCTGTCGAATCGGATCGGCCGCACGCTACCGAAAAACCGGCACATTCCGAAAAACCGGCTTATCGCGCTCGCTGGATTTCTGAAACAAGCGAACTTGAATCGCTCAGCGAAGCGTGGGACGACTTGGTGAACAACTCGCTGCAGACCAACTTGTTCTTTGACCACCGCTTCTTGGTTCCGCTACTGAACCACATCGTGCCCGAGAAGGTCGATATTTTAGTCGTCGAATCGGATTGTGTTCGAACCAACGGCCCCCCCACGCTGTATGCCATTTTGCCGCTCGTTCGAAAACGATTGCTGGGAATACCGATGGATATCGCGTCCATCCTACAAAGTGACTATCTGCCTGATAGCACTCCGCTAGTACGAAACAGCTTTGCCGCCGAAACATTCGATTTTCTGTTTCAAGCTTTGTCAGAACAACGAATTGCGTTTTTGAATCTTAATACAATTACTTCGAACACCAAGTTTGAAGAAGTGCTTAACGATGCGATCACTCGCGGTGGCTTTGCAAGGTTCCGAAAAGATCACTTTGAGCGTGCAGCTCTAACAACAGAGGCCTCATTCGAAGTTTATCAAGGCAACCATTTCTCGAAGAACCTGAGAAAACGACTTCGTCGCTGCAAACGACAATTGGCCGAAAAGGATGGCGAAACCAACATCACCACATCCAATGCATCAAGTGACTTCAGGCAGTTAGCAGAAGACTTCCTGAGACTCGAAGCATGTGGTTGGAAAGGCCGCAGCGGAACCGCCATGAAGTGCAATTCAAACACCCGTGAATTCTTCTGTGAGATGATTCGACGTCAATCGAGCGGCGAACCAAGAGTGGTCTTCTCTGAATTGAAGCTCGGCGGCAAACCGATCGCCATGCTTTGTGATATTTTTGGTGATGACTACGCAGTTGCCTACAAAACGGCATTCGATGAAGATTATGCAAAACAATCACCTGGACTGTTGCTTGAGGTCCACAACATCGAAAATGCACATCAGAGAAACGTTCGAAGCATTGATTCGTGTACCGCTCCAGGAAGCTCGGCGGTCAGTCGGATTTGGAACGACAAGGTTCAACTGCAAAGCACGGTAATTGGTTTAGGAGGCCTGCCGACGAGGATGATCATTCGGTCATTGCCGCTGCTGCAAACACTCTATCGGACCCTCCGTAAACGGAACGTGGCGTAG
- the hisS gene encoding histidine--tRNA ligase, whose product MTLIQPRTLKGFRDYLPAVMIPREQLMQTAREVFRSYGFAPIDTPTLEHLEILTGKGSEETDRQIYRFADNGGRDVGMRFDLTVPLARFAAQHIGTLGTPFKRYQIAPVWRGEKPQDGRYREFVQCDFDTIGTESVLADIEAVAVIHRLLEAIGFDRFTISINNRAILTGLLEHLGLADKTVAVLRSLDKLGKIGREKTAAEMCTAADIKPDQADAVLRLADCSGDSDSVFANLQSITGGNDKAASGIERLRQIYQGALASGVPMRRIKLDVAIARGLDYYTGVIFETTLDDLPSIGSVCSGGRYDNLAGLYTKQHLPGIGASLGLDRLIAAMEHLKLLPTASTPAPVFIAYFDEDHRDDYLRMANRLRSAGLGVEVYPDARRLGAQLKYADSHGFTLAIIAGGNEWSNGEVQLKQLSTKQSETVAYDHDNSDKLIDRVKQVLG is encoded by the coding sequence ATGACACTCATCCAGCCTCGAACGCTTAAAGGTTTCCGCGACTATTTACCAGCGGTGATGATACCACGCGAACAATTGATGCAGACCGCGCGCGAGGTATTTCGCTCGTACGGTTTTGCACCGATCGACACGCCAACTCTCGAACACCTCGAGATTCTGACGGGAAAAGGGAGCGAGGAAACCGATCGCCAAATCTATCGTTTTGCCGACAACGGTGGTCGAGACGTCGGGATGCGTTTTGATTTGACGGTACCGCTTGCGCGTTTTGCGGCCCAGCATATCGGCACGCTAGGCACGCCATTTAAACGCTATCAAATCGCTCCGGTATGGCGCGGTGAGAAACCGCAAGATGGTCGTTACCGTGAGTTTGTCCAGTGTGATTTCGATACGATTGGAACCGAATCGGTTTTGGCCGATATCGAAGCGGTGGCTGTCATCCATCGGCTACTGGAGGCAATTGGTTTCGACCGTTTTACGATCAGCATCAACAATCGGGCAATTTTGACAGGACTTTTAGAACACCTCGGCTTGGCGGACAAGACGGTTGCGGTCCTACGAAGTCTCGACAAACTCGGAAAGATTGGCCGCGAGAAGACGGCAGCCGAAATGTGTACCGCGGCCGATATCAAGCCCGATCAAGCCGACGCGGTGCTGCGATTGGCTGATTGTAGTGGCGACTCCGATTCGGTGTTTGCGAATCTACAATCGATTACGGGCGGGAACGACAAGGCGGCCTCAGGGATCGAGCGTTTAAGGCAAATTTACCAAGGCGCCTTAGCCTCAGGTGTCCCGATGCGGCGAATCAAGCTCGACGTTGCGATCGCTCGTGGATTGGATTATTACACCGGTGTGATCTTTGAAACCACTTTGGACGACTTGCCATCGATCGGCAGTGTTTGTAGCGGTGGCCGCTATGATAACTTAGCTGGACTCTACACCAAACAGCATTTACCGGGCATCGGTGCTTCGCTGGGACTCGATCGATTGATCGCTGCGATGGAGCACCTGAAACTCTTGCCGACCGCGTCCACACCCGCTCCTGTCTTCATCGCCTACTTTGACGAAGACCACCGCGATGATTACCTAAGAATGGCCAATCGGCTGCGAAGTGCTGGATTGGGCGTCGAGGTCTATCCCGACGCTAGAAGATTAGGAGCACAATTAAAGTACGCTGATTCGCACGGTTTCACCCTGGCTATCATCGCTGGCGGCAATGAATGGTCAAACGGAGAGGTTCAGTTGAAGCAGCTATCGACCAAGCAAAGCGAGACGGTTGCATACGATCACGACAATAGCGACAAGCTAATCGATCGGGTCAAGCAGGTTCTGGGATGA